A section of the Aminiphilus circumscriptus DSM 16581 genome encodes:
- a CDS encoding methyl-accepting chemotaxis protein — protein sequence MRQKLLGTTILVVLLAVLATTGTAVYIFSATMEKEAGGDAELAVNGLEQLLFRQRDRTELLARNLARFGNVVDAVREGDTRIVLERLTPLAKEQGLDFVTVTNAEGIVVARTHSPEQKGDSVLGQRNVQEALKGHTYAAVESGTVVRLSARCGVPLLDGEGRLVGVVSAGISLENPSLVDEGKRLYGTEMTIFIGDERLTTTIERDGKRLVGTKLDPSIAKIVLEEGRSYFERAEILGTPYITAYKPLLGPDGKPLGILFAGEALETLIDTRNSVLRLVLLLGAAVLAGAIGVFTILSGRIVIPLRRVADLAKRAGEGDLSFGREDFGVSSRDELGFMADALATMISRQRDMVMDVQREARRFAAAAESLSAFSQQSVASMEEVKKSLEKANALSEANAAALEETNAGVEEVASSASTTASSATEGAEAAAAATRMSDEAAHQVEETVRKIRGAGEKSRETATVVETVGRSVESITSFIATIRNIADQTNLLALNAAIEAARAGEAGRGFSVVAEEVRKLAEESATAAREVETLVSSLTQQTDGALRSSKDVEMLTIQAVSDSEEARKRLATALAEVARLDDVMQNIAAAAQQQAAASSEMAQSVDQITKATAETVRLMEGIRTATDETTHAASRVAEEAETLSEGATTLRSLLERFTTEGTDSGDPAGALPLPEKHRLPTKPER from the coding sequence TTGCGCCAGAAGCTCCTGGGAACCACAATTCTGGTAGTTCTGCTCGCCGTGCTTGCCACCACGGGGACCGCAGTCTACATCTTCTCCGCCACCATGGAGAAAGAGGCCGGAGGGGACGCGGAGCTCGCCGTGAACGGACTGGAACAACTTCTCTTCCGGCAGCGGGACAGGACGGAACTGCTCGCCCGGAATCTTGCACGCTTCGGGAACGTGGTCGACGCCGTCCGGGAGGGAGACACGCGAATCGTGCTGGAAAGGTTGACACCGCTGGCGAAGGAACAGGGGCTCGATTTCGTGACCGTCACGAATGCCGAGGGCATCGTGGTGGCCAGGACACACAGTCCGGAACAGAAGGGGGACAGTGTCCTCGGCCAGAGGAACGTCCAAGAGGCTCTGAAAGGACACACCTACGCCGCGGTGGAATCCGGCACGGTGGTCCGGCTCTCCGCCCGGTGCGGCGTTCCTCTTCTGGACGGGGAAGGACGGCTCGTGGGCGTGGTGAGTGCGGGTATCTCCCTGGAAAATCCTTCCCTCGTGGACGAGGGGAAAAGGCTCTACGGCACGGAGATGACAATCTTCATCGGCGACGAACGCCTCACCACCACCATCGAGAGGGACGGCAAACGCCTTGTCGGGACAAAACTCGATCCCTCCATCGCCAAGATCGTTCTCGAGGAAGGCAGGTCCTACTTCGAAAGAGCCGAAATCCTCGGCACCCCCTACATCACCGCGTATAAACCTCTCCTCGGACCCGACGGAAAACCGCTGGGCATCCTCTTCGCGGGAGAAGCGCTGGAGACACTTATCGACACCAGGAATTCCGTGCTCCGTCTGGTGCTCCTTCTCGGGGCGGCCGTCCTCGCCGGAGCCATCGGCGTGTTCACGATTCTCTCGGGACGTATCGTGATTCCCCTCCGCCGGGTTGCGGATCTGGCGAAACGAGCGGGGGAGGGGGATCTCTCCTTCGGCAGGGAGGACTTCGGGGTCTCCAGCCGGGATGAGCTGGGTTTCATGGCGGACGCCCTGGCGACCATGATCTCCCGCCAGAGAGACATGGTCATGGACGTGCAGAGGGAAGCCCGTCGTTTCGCCGCCGCCGCAGAATCGCTTTCGGCCTTCTCGCAACAATCCGTGGCATCCATGGAAGAGGTGAAGAAATCCCTCGAAAAGGCGAACGCCCTTTCGGAGGCGAACGCCGCCGCGCTGGAGGAAACGAATGCCGGCGTGGAGGAGGTCGCCTCCAGTGCGTCCACCACCGCCTCCAGCGCCACCGAGGGAGCCGAGGCCGCTGCAGCGGCGACCCGGATGAGCGACGAGGCGGCTCACCAGGTGGAGGAAACGGTGCGAAAAATCCGAGGCGCCGGAGAGAAATCCCGCGAGACCGCGACGGTCGTCGAGACCGTCGGGCGTTCCGTGGAGTCCATCACGAGCTTCATCGCCACGATCCGCAACATCGCGGACCAGACGAATCTGCTCGCGCTCAATGCCGCCATCGAAGCCGCGCGGGCGGGCGAGGCGGGACGGGGGTTCTCCGTGGTGGCGGAGGAAGTCCGTAAACTGGCGGAAGAGTCGGCCACCGCGGCGAGGGAAGTGGAAACGCTGGTCTCGTCCCTGACGCAACAAACCGACGGAGCGCTTCGCTCGTCGAAGGATGTGGAAATGCTGACAATTCAGGCGGTCTCGGACTCCGAAGAAGCACGGAAACGCCTTGCGACGGCGCTCGCGGAGGTTGCCCGTCTCGACGACGTCATGCAGAACATCGCCGCCGCAGCGCAACAACAGGCCGCGGCAAGTTCGGAGATGGCCCAGAGCGTGGACCAGATCACCAAGGCCACGGCGGAGACGGTGCGCCTCATGGAGGGCATTCGCACTGCCACGGACGAGACGACCCATGCGGCAAGCCGTGTGGCGGAAGAAGCCGAGACGCTTTCCGAGGGAGCGACAACGCTTCGAAGTCTTCTGGAGCGCTTCACCACCGAAGGAACGGATTCCGGAGATCCCGCCGGAGCACTTCCTTTGCCTGAAAAACACCGCCTTCCAACGAAGCCGGAACGGTAA
- a CDS encoding DUF4198 domain-containing protein: MVKTHDVRFHSAPSFRSTTLFTHSFGKAGWCSLFVLAFLLSLLWAASAFAHFQVILPDRNIIAQGESRTITLDLRFTHPFEGQLMNMASPLRFGVVARGETTDLLGTLAKVEHAGGLLSWKGAFDVTRPGDHIFFVEPEPYWEPAEGKYIVHLTKTVVNAFGMEEGWDEPAGLRAEILPLTRPYGLWAGNSFTGQVLVEGKPLAGAEVEVEFLNDKGAVKAPADPFVTQVVKTDDRGIFSYTMPWGGWWGFAALAEAPETKKAPDGTDAPIELGAVLWVRTENRP; encoded by the coding sequence ATGGTCAAAACGCATGATGTCCGATTCCACTCCGCTCCGTCGTTCCGCAGCACGACCCTTTTCACCCACTCCTTCGGAAAAGCGGGTTGGTGTTCTCTCTTCGTTCTGGCGTTTCTCCTCTCTCTCCTTTGGGCCGCCAGCGCCTTCGCCCATTTTCAGGTGATCCTTCCGGACAGAAACATCATCGCCCAAGGGGAGTCGCGGACGATCACCCTGGACCTCCGTTTCACCCACCCCTTCGAAGGACAGCTCATGAACATGGCCTCACCGCTGCGCTTCGGCGTCGTCGCCCGGGGAGAGACCACGGACCTTCTGGGCACGCTCGCAAAGGTGGAGCACGCCGGTGGGCTTCTTTCCTGGAAGGGTGCCTTCGACGTCACGCGCCCCGGGGACCACATTTTCTTCGTGGAACCCGAGCCCTACTGGGAGCCTGCGGAGGGGAAATACATCGTGCACCTCACGAAAACCGTGGTGAACGCCTTCGGCATGGAGGAAGGATGGGATGAACCGGCGGGCCTCCGGGCGGAGATCCTGCCCCTCACCCGCCCCTACGGCCTCTGGGCGGGCAATTCCTTCACCGGGCAGGTTCTCGTGGAGGGGAAACCGCTCGCGGGAGCGGAGGTCGAAGTGGAGTTCCTCAACGACAAAGGCGCCGTGAAAGCCCCGGCGGATCCCTTCGTTACCCAGGTGGTGAAGACCGACGATCGGGGAATCTTCTCCTACACCATGCCTTGGGGAGGCTGGTGGGGGTTCGCCGCCCTCGCGGAGGCCCCGGAGACGAAAAAGGCCCCCGACGGCACCGACGCACCTATCGAGCTCGGCGCCGTGCTCTGGGTGCGGACCGAAAACCGCCCGTAG
- the cbiM gene encoding cobalt transporter CbiM, translating to MHIAEGVLSLPVLVTGGAVAALGTAVGLRHLDADTIPRAGVVSAALFAASLIHVRLGASSLHLVLNGVAGLLLGSAVFPAFLVSLFLQAVLFQFGGLLVLGVNTAVMACSGFAAGMAARFLLRRGTSAFVAGCIAGGGGLLGAALLAAAALAASGEAFGAGARLLLVAHLPLAAVEAAVGGGVCTLLLRRFPDLWQ from the coding sequence ATGCACATCGCGGAAGGAGTACTCTCTTTGCCCGTGCTCGTCACGGGAGGCGCCGTGGCTGCCCTGGGCACCGCGGTGGGGCTGCGACATCTTGACGCGGACACCATCCCCCGGGCGGGGGTCGTGTCCGCCGCCCTCTTCGCGGCGTCGCTCATTCACGTGCGCCTCGGCGCATCGAGCCTGCATCTGGTCCTGAACGGCGTGGCGGGGCTCCTGCTGGGGAGCGCGGTCTTCCCGGCCTTTCTCGTCTCGCTCTTCCTGCAGGCCGTGCTCTTCCAGTTCGGCGGCCTGCTCGTGCTGGGGGTGAACACGGCGGTCATGGCCTGTTCGGGCTTCGCCGCGGGAATGGCGGCACGGTTTCTCCTCCGCCGGGGAACCTCCGCCTTCGTCGCGGGCTGCATCGCCGGAGGCGGAGGACTTCTCGGCGCGGCGCTTCTCGCCGCCGCGGCACTTGCCGCGAGCGGCGAAGCCTTCGGCGCCGGCGCCCGGCTGCTTCTGGTGGCGCATCTCCCCCTCGCGGCGGTGGAGGCCGCCGTGGGAGGGGGCGTCTGTACCCTGCTGCTCCGGCGCTTTCCCGATCTGTGGCAATAG
- the cbiQ gene encoding cobalt ECF transporter T component CbiQ, producing MSTFGWADTEGVCCASLAPKRGGKTDSTDNVPLLEKLPPASRVLLAVCFACATTLATSLSAQALLLVYGGALLLLSGVSPGHAAQRLLPLWGMLLLLWVTLPFGAPSLREGVVFALAVTLKATGALLAFLALLGTLPPEELFRTLGRFGVPPKLLLLFHFTHRYAFVFRDEAERVLKAMRLRGFAAGLSRESLRGWGYLVGSILGRSLDRAERVAAAMRLRGFTGTLPAIEEPLPRGKRLWTAGAVAAPLLCILLLAQ from the coding sequence TTGTCGACCTTTGGATGGGCCGATACCGAAGGGGTTTGCTGCGCCTCCCTTGCCCCGAAGCGGGGAGGCAAAACGGACAGCACCGACAACGTGCCGCTTCTGGAAAAGCTGCCCCCCGCCTCCCGGGTGCTTCTTGCGGTGTGTTTCGCCTGCGCGACCACTCTGGCTACGTCCCTTTCCGCCCAGGCGCTCCTTCTGGTCTACGGAGGCGCGCTGCTCCTCCTCTCCGGAGTCTCTCCGGGCCATGCAGCGCAGCGTCTCCTGCCCCTGTGGGGCATGCTTCTCCTCCTCTGGGTGACCCTTCCCTTCGGTGCGCCCTCCCTCCGGGAAGGGGTCGTTTTCGCCCTTGCGGTGACGCTCAAGGCGACGGGGGCGCTCCTGGCCTTTCTCGCGCTACTGGGAACGCTGCCGCCGGAAGAGCTGTTCCGCACTCTGGGCCGTTTCGGCGTGCCCCCCAAGCTGCTCCTGCTCTTCCACTTCACCCACCGTTACGCCTTCGTCTTCCGGGACGAGGCAGAGCGTGTCCTCAAGGCCATGCGCCTTCGCGGCTTTGCCGCGGGCCTGTCGCGGGAGAGCCTTCGCGGATGGGGATACCTGGTGGGGAGCATTCTGGGGCGAAGCCTGGACCGGGCGGAGCGTGTCGCGGCGGCCATGCGCCTTCGTGGTTTTACGGGAACGCTGCCGGCCATCGAGGAACCGCTTCCCCGGGGCAAGCGCCTCTGGACCGCCGGAGCGGTGGCCGCACCGCTTTTGTGCATCCTTCTCCTGGCGCAATGA
- a CDS encoding energy-coupling factor ABC transporter ATP-binding protein codes for MTASRTGSVSSGPPLLEARTLSFAYPRQREILRNVSLTLRAGERRCLRGSNGSGKTTLLHLLVGLLRPMEGEILFDGAPVTDRQNLARLRASVGLLFQDPDDMLFCPSLLEDVAFGPLNLGVSREEARRRSLEVLERLGLTHLASRPPYALSGGEKRLGALAALLSMEPKILLLDEPTGGLDERAWNVLVEELSRNSAALLVASHDEAFLTAVAPEGFLLREGTLASFPPEESLREHHPATTQQRPRRFAS; via the coding sequence ATGACCGCTTCTCGTACAGGCTCCGTCTCCTCAGGGCCGCCGCTCCTCGAGGCACGCACGCTCTCCTTCGCCTATCCCCGCCAGAGGGAGATCCTCCGGAACGTCTCCCTCACCCTGCGTGCAGGAGAACGGCGATGTCTCCGAGGGAGCAACGGCTCTGGCAAGACCACGCTTCTGCATCTTTTGGTGGGACTGCTCCGCCCGATGGAAGGGGAGATCCTCTTCGACGGAGCGCCCGTGACGGACAGACAGAACCTCGCCCGTCTCCGCGCCTCCGTGGGGCTGCTCTTCCAGGATCCGGACGACATGCTCTTCTGCCCGTCCCTTCTGGAGGACGTGGCCTTCGGCCCGCTCAACCTCGGCGTTTCCAGGGAAGAAGCCCGCAGGAGATCCCTCGAGGTTCTGGAACGGCTCGGCCTGACGCATCTCGCCTCCCGCCCTCCCTACGCGCTTTCGGGGGGGGAGAAACGCCTCGGCGCCCTGGCGGCGCTCCTCTCCATGGAGCCGAAGATCCTCCTCCTGGACGAACCAACCGGAGGCTTGGATGAAAGGGCCTGGAACGTGCTTGTGGAAGAGCTTTCCCGAAATTCCGCGGCGCTGCTCGTGGCCTCCCACGACGAGGCATTCCTCACCGCCGTCGCCCCCGAGGGGTTTCTGCTCCGGGAGGGAACGCTCGCCTCATTTCCTCCTGAAGAGAGTCTCCGGGAGCATCACCCCGCCACGACGCAGCAGCGCCCCCGCCGCTTCGCTTCGTAG
- a CDS encoding diguanylate cyclase, whose product MFCPMTFLDLEHFKKINETYGHPAGDAVLRGLVELFEVHLGPEDVVGRFGGEAFILEISE is encoded by the coding sequence TTGTTTTGCCCCATGACCTTTCTTGATCTGGAGCATTTTAAGAAGATTAACGAAACCTACGGACATCCCGCCGGTGACGCGGTGCTTCGGGGGCTCGTGGAGCTGTTCGAGGTGCATCTGGGGCCGGAGGATGTGGTGGGGCGTTTCGGGGGCGAAGCATTCATTCTGGAAATCTCTGAATAA
- a CDS encoding heavy metal translocating P-type ATPase codes for MTETTKKVTLDVGGMHCTACAASVERALRKLDGVREASVNFPLHLAVVEADAGLDPTLFVTAVEKLGFTALVKENPLSGGARRLSFSVEGMHCAACARTLERELTKVTGVRAASVNFPQKRAFVEADPEGISAGALEEAAGKVGFALKPLAKSTEAEDLAGKELAEAKRRMIFAWSLGIPSAILMILHEMGIKIPPDLTQHLLLEQLLSGAIIFWAGWDTISRAFKQILRLQTSMDTLITLGTLASFASGLLKIAGLPVVSYAMVGGMIMAFHLTGRYLETGARTRATKEIAKLLEMGAKRATVERNGSVVEVDVEELVPGDVMRVRPGEKIPQDGEIVEGTSSIDESMISGEPLPVVRKAGEAVTGATINLDGFLRIRVTRIGAESFLSQIISLVQEAQGTKVPIQAFADRITSVFVPVVTVLSALSFALLFFFPNVFAPFIAAASRLLPWIPPDMPVFSRALSAAIATLVIACPCALGLATPTALMVGTGMSAKRGVLFRNGEAVQTMKAVDVVLLDKTGTVTLGRPKVERIAPAPGMTEADLLRLALALETPSEHPLSRAIVEHAATAGMTAEPVERFQVTPGRGVSGVVDGRTVYAGNLAWLSETNSDASPGKSILSDELTRVLEEGTAAAATPVLLWDEERVLGLFLLADEIKPESVASVERLRHMGKKVVLVTGDVRRSAERIGAMLGMDEIVAEVLPQDKMSVVERFQAAGHTVAMVGDGINDAPALKKANVGIAMGTGTDIAREAGDVVLVRGNLESLVEAFLIADAMFRKIRQNLFWAFFYNVVAIPLAFVGLLHPLLAEAAMALSSINVVTNSLRLRKLRL; via the coding sequence GTGACGGAGACGACGAAGAAGGTCACCCTCGACGTGGGAGGCATGCACTGCACCGCCTGCGCCGCTTCGGTGGAAAGGGCCTTGCGGAAACTCGACGGTGTGCGGGAGGCATCGGTGAACTTTCCCCTGCATCTCGCCGTTGTCGAGGCCGATGCGGGCCTCGATCCGACCCTGTTCGTCACAGCGGTGGAAAAACTCGGCTTTACCGCACTGGTGAAGGAGAATCCCCTCTCCGGAGGTGCACGGCGCCTGAGCTTTTCCGTGGAGGGGATGCACTGCGCCGCCTGCGCACGCACGCTGGAGCGGGAGCTGACCAAGGTGACGGGGGTCCGCGCCGCATCGGTGAACTTTCCCCAGAAGCGGGCCTTCGTGGAAGCCGACCCGGAAGGGATCTCCGCCGGGGCGCTCGAAGAGGCGGCGGGCAAGGTCGGCTTTGCGCTGAAACCCCTGGCGAAATCCACCGAGGCGGAGGATCTGGCGGGCAAGGAACTCGCCGAGGCGAAACGTCGCATGATCTTTGCCTGGAGCCTGGGCATTCCCTCGGCGATCCTCATGATCCTCCACGAGATGGGGATCAAGATTCCGCCGGACCTCACCCAGCATCTCCTGCTGGAGCAGCTCCTGAGCGGAGCCATCATCTTCTGGGCGGGCTGGGACACCATCTCCCGGGCGTTCAAGCAGATCCTTCGCCTGCAGACGAGCATGGACACTCTCATCACCCTCGGCACGCTGGCTTCCTTCGCGTCGGGACTCCTGAAGATCGCCGGGCTGCCCGTGGTGAGCTACGCCATGGTGGGTGGCATGATCATGGCCTTCCACCTCACCGGGCGTTACCTGGAGACGGGAGCGCGCACCCGGGCGACGAAGGAGATCGCCAAACTGCTCGAGATGGGCGCCAAACGCGCCACGGTGGAGCGGAACGGTTCCGTCGTCGAGGTGGACGTGGAGGAACTCGTCCCCGGCGACGTGATGCGCGTCCGCCCCGGAGAGAAGATCCCCCAGGACGGCGAGATCGTGGAGGGAACGAGCAGCATCGACGAGTCCATGATCTCCGGCGAGCCGCTGCCGGTGGTCCGCAAGGCCGGAGAGGCCGTCACGGGGGCGACCATCAATCTCGACGGCTTCTTGCGCATCCGGGTCACCCGCATCGGCGCGGAGTCCTTCCTCTCCCAGATCATCTCCCTCGTCCAGGAGGCCCAGGGGACGAAGGTGCCCATCCAGGCCTTCGCGGACCGCATCACCTCGGTGTTCGTGCCCGTCGTCACCGTTCTGTCGGCGCTCTCCTTCGCACTGCTCTTCTTCTTCCCCAACGTGTTCGCACCCTTCATCGCCGCGGCCTCCCGGCTTCTTCCCTGGATTCCGCCGGACATGCCCGTCTTCTCCAGGGCACTCTCGGCGGCCATCGCCACGCTGGTCATCGCCTGCCCCTGCGCGCTCGGGCTCGCCACACCCACGGCGCTCATGGTGGGCACGGGCATGTCCGCCAAACGGGGCGTTCTCTTCCGGAACGGCGAAGCCGTGCAGACCATGAAGGCCGTGGACGTGGTGCTCCTTGACAAGACCGGAACGGTCACCCTCGGGCGCCCCAAGGTCGAGCGCATTGCTCCTGCCCCGGGAATGACCGAGGCGGATCTCCTCCGTCTCGCCCTGGCGCTGGAGACTCCCTCGGAGCATCCCCTGAGCCGGGCCATCGTGGAACACGCCGCAACGGCGGGCATGACCGCCGAGCCGGTGGAGCGCTTTCAGGTGACACCCGGGCGAGGCGTGAGCGGCGTGGTGGACGGAAGGACGGTCTACGCGGGAAATCTCGCGTGGCTCTCCGAGACGAACTCCGACGCGTCCCCCGGAAAAAGCATTCTTTCCGACGAACTCACCCGGGTACTCGAAGAGGGCACCGCCGCCGCCGCCACACCGGTGTTGCTCTGGGACGAGGAGCGCGTGCTCGGCCTCTTCCTTCTCGCCGACGAGATCAAGCCCGAGAGCGTCGCCTCGGTGGAGCGCCTTCGGCACATGGGCAAGAAAGTGGTGCTCGTCACCGGAGACGTGCGGCGCTCCGCGGAACGCATCGGCGCCATGCTCGGCATGGACGAGATCGTGGCGGAAGTTCTCCCCCAGGACAAGATGAGCGTGGTGGAACGCTTCCAGGCCGCGGGACACACCGTGGCCATGGTGGGAGACGGCATCAACGACGCCCCGGCCCTCAAGAAGGCGAACGTCGGAATCGCCATGGGCACGGGAACGGACATCGCCCGGGAGGCCGGGGACGTGGTGCTCGTCCGGGGCAATCTGGAATCCCTCGTGGAGGCCTTCCTCATCGCCGACGCCATGTTCCGGAAGATCCGGCAGAACCTCTTCTGGGCCTTCTTCTACAACGTGGTGGCCATCCCCCTGGCCTTCGTGGGACTTCTCCATCCCCTTCTCGCCGAGGCAGCCATGGCACTGAGTTCCATCAACGTGGTGACCAACTCTCTGCGCCTCCGCAAGCTCCGGCTCTGA
- a CDS encoding sulfite exporter TauE/SafE family protein: MAGKDEKRTESKSPEEATPPKKGSARAQETPDAATEAKTPAPAPRKNEPEPQVRLFVRGMHCPACEALVAERIGELPGVRHVRASLAEGTVTVTLAKPEHSAASGTHENGGAAPQDPPETRASQALSPEKLGELFADQGYLFAETPFDDAGGRLREFALAGGAVLLAAAFFLFLEHSGILHLVLVDTSSALPAFVLFGLLAGISSCAALVGGLVLSVSRSWGTDGNGKSCLSFNLGRLVAYGAAGALLGSLGSAFRISAPAAALLVFAVSFVMAALGLQMLGVPGAERLRLPFSGEGTSRKGKGTRTPFLLGASTVFLPCGFSITVQGVALLSGDPFRGALVMLAFALGTAPSLLAIGIAGTRFLSHPRFSRLAGRIAGALVLMAALYNVNAQLNVLSMPSLSDLPFFRTAPEQASAVPLAPEAPATSQATPASRFPNDAGITGSTCCTVEPEAPAPSPPSGRFPSDAGFGGACCSVAEPGAASQDSSCCTAGAAPDGSPITGQPAPTGAPLRSETPPPQAAQRIIMAAGARSYTPNVFQVKAGVPVRWEITDGGFSGCTNAVMARGLFNGTLPLVRGGTAVAEFTPEKPGRYKFSCWMGMVSGIIEVLP; this comes from the coding sequence ATGGCAGGAAAAGACGAAAAACGAACAGAATCGAAAAGCCCGGAAGAGGCGACGCCTCCGAAGAAGGGCTCGGCAAGGGCACAAGAAACCCCGGATGCCGCAACGGAGGCGAAAACTCCAGCGCCTGCGCCGCGGAAGAACGAGCCGGAGCCCCAGGTGCGTCTCTTCGTCCGGGGCATGCACTGCCCCGCCTGCGAAGCCCTCGTGGCGGAACGGATCGGTGAACTGCCCGGTGTGCGGCATGTGCGCGCCTCCCTGGCGGAGGGAACGGTGACGGTCACCCTCGCGAAGCCGGAGCACTCGGCGGCTTCCGGAACGCACGAAAACGGCGGGGCGGCGCCGCAGGATCCGCCGGAAACGAGAGCATCGCAGGCCCTCTCCCCGGAGAAACTCGGGGAACTCTTCGCCGACCAGGGGTATCTCTTCGCCGAAACCCCCTTTGACGACGCGGGGGGACGTCTCCGGGAGTTCGCCCTCGCCGGAGGTGCGGTCCTCCTCGCGGCGGCGTTCTTTCTTTTTCTGGAGCACAGCGGCATCCTTCATCTCGTCCTCGTGGACACGTCGTCGGCGCTTCCCGCCTTCGTCCTCTTCGGCCTGCTCGCGGGCATTTCGAGCTGTGCCGCTCTCGTGGGAGGGCTGGTGCTCTCCGTCTCCCGCTCCTGGGGGACCGACGGAAACGGGAAATCGTGTCTGTCCTTCAACCTCGGCCGCCTCGTCGCCTACGGCGCGGCGGGGGCACTTCTCGGATCGCTGGGAAGTGCCTTCCGGATCTCCGCTCCCGCCGCGGCGCTTCTGGTCTTCGCCGTCTCCTTCGTCATGGCGGCTCTGGGGCTCCAGATGCTCGGCGTTCCCGGCGCGGAGCGACTCCGCCTCCCCTTTTCGGGAGAGGGAACGTCCCGAAAGGGAAAGGGCACCCGGACACCCTTTCTCCTCGGCGCCTCCACGGTGTTCCTTCCCTGCGGCTTCTCCATCACCGTCCAGGGCGTGGCGCTTTTGTCGGGCGACCCGTTCCGGGGAGCCCTGGTCATGCTCGCCTTCGCCCTCGGAACAGCGCCCTCCCTGCTGGCCATCGGCATCGCCGGAACACGCTTTCTGTCGCATCCGCGCTTCTCCCGACTCGCGGGGCGCATCGCGGGAGCGCTCGTCCTCATGGCGGCGCTCTACAACGTGAACGCCCAGCTCAATGTCCTGAGCATGCCCTCCTTAAGCGATCTGCCCTTCTTCCGCACCGCACCGGAGCAGGCCTCCGCCGTGCCCCTCGCTCCGGAGGCTCCGGCGACATCCCAGGCAACTCCCGCATCGCGTTTCCCGAACGACGCGGGCATCACGGGAAGTACCTGCTGCACCGTGGAGCCCGAAGCTCCTGCGCCATCTCCCCCGAGCGGACGCTTTCCGAGCGATGCGGGGTTCGGCGGCGCCTGCTGTTCCGTCGCGGAACCCGGCGCAGCCTCCCAGGACAGTTCATGCTGCACCGCCGGTGCGGCGCCGGACGGAAGCCCCATCACCGGTCAGCCCGCACCGACGGGTGCGCCACTTCGTTCCGAGACGCCACCACCCCAGGCGGCACAGCGCATCATCATGGCCGCCGGAGCCCGGAGTTACACGCCGAACGTCTTCCAGGTGAAGGCGGGCGTCCCCGTGCGCTGGGAGATCACGGACGGAGGATTCAGCGGCTGCACCAACGCCGTCATGGCCAGGGGGCTCTTCAACGGAACGCTCCCCCTCGTCCGGGGAGGCACGGCGGTGGCGGAGTTCACCCCGGAAAAGCCGGGGCGCTACAAGTTCAGTTGTTGGATGGGCATGGTCTCGGGAATCATCGAGGTTCTTCCATAA
- a CDS encoding formimidoylglutamase, producing the protein MSFDLHPPKPELFFTRNDPNDPRLGDLVRPVDGGLEKMPGEIRIALVGFPEDRGIAANGGKKGAAGGPEAIRRSFYRLTPGFGRDFYGLPMADLGDVPPGKTLEESHDRLTQTIRRILERDIFPIVLGGGHDLTFPGLVGMVEALALGEGELGLINVDSHLDVRDLSRGITSGTPFRRALEGLPRRALLGRSFVEFGIQEPFNSPHYYRWVREQGATVMTLTSVGNRPMEYFLEASRIAGDGTRVVALSIDIDAVRSQEAPGASASNPRGFKAPELEKIAYLAGRTDRIRYLDLVEMCPPLDENGRTAALCAGILFWFCKGFSERGRR; encoded by the coding sequence ATGTCCTTCGATCTGCATCCTCCGAAACCAGAGTTGTTTTTCACACGAAACGATCCCAACGATCCCAGGCTCGGCGACCTCGTTCGGCCGGTCGACGGCGGACTCGAGAAGATGCCCGGCGAGATCCGCATCGCCCTCGTGGGCTTTCCAGAGGACAGGGGTATCGCCGCCAACGGGGGAAAGAAAGGAGCCGCCGGAGGACCCGAGGCCATCCGGCGGTCCTTCTATAGACTGACGCCAGGTTTCGGTCGCGATTTCTACGGACTTCCCATGGCCGACCTTGGCGACGTGCCTCCCGGCAAGACCCTCGAGGAAAGTCACGACCGCCTCACCCAGACGATCAGGCGGATTCTGGAGCGGGACATCTTCCCCATCGTCCTCGGCGGCGGACACGACCTGACCTTTCCCGGCCTAGTGGGGATGGTTGAAGCGCTGGCGCTCGGCGAGGGAGAACTGGGGCTCATCAATGTGGACAGTCATCTGGATGTGCGCGACCTCAGCCGGGGCATCACCAGCGGAACCCCTTTCCGGAGGGCGCTGGAGGGGTTGCCGCGACGGGCGCTTTTGGGGCGTTCCTTCGTCGAGTTCGGCATACAGGAACCCTTCAACTCACCCCACTACTATCGGTGGGTCAGGGAACAGGGTGCCACCGTCATGACCCTCACGTCCGTCGGAAACCGCCCGATGGAGTATTTTCTCGAGGCAAGCCGCATCGCTGGGGACGGGACCCGGGTGGTGGCTCTCTCCATCGACATTGATGCCGTCCGAAGCCAGGAAGCCCCCGGCGCCTCCGCGAGCAATCCAAGAGGCTTCAAGGCTCCGGAGCTGGAGAAGATCGCCTATCTCGCTGGACGGACCGATCGCATCCGGTATCTGGACCTGGTGGAGATGTGTCCTCCCTTGGACGAGAACGGCAGAACAGCCGCCCTCTGTGCGGGGATTCTCTTCTGGTTCTGCAAGGGGTTCAGCGAGAGAGGACGGCGGTGA